TTTTACACATCCTACCAACAGACCAAGCATGGAACCAATCcatccgttcttgagttatcctgttGATCAACaggcagacagactgacagacagacagacagacaaacgctgctAAAAAAATAACCTCCAGgacattttatggaggtaataaatcaGAGTAGCGCCTGTATACATGTTGTTATCTCAGATATAAAGGGGCCCGTGTACCGATGGCCAAAATAGTATCCAGTAGGAGATTGCCGTTGGTCTAATTTAGTCCATGTATACTGTTTTGTCCGTGTCTAGTAGATCTGCTATTGTTATGGCCCATGAACATTGTCCTCCTGCTGGGTAGATCTGTTATTATTTTGGCTCTGGTGCTGGATACTGTCTTCCCACTGGtagatctgcttagagattatacTGTAAAACTAGAAACATCAACGGGAATAAGCTCGGCTTGAAACTGTCATGCGGTGTTTTCTGTAAAAGGGATGTTTGTTAGTCTCTTCACCACGAAaacgcgaatataaaaccaccatgaacagtttcctcttttacagtacaccatgtaacgttaataaagGTTGTGTTAATTCTCCCATGCAGATATCAATTGATTTAAACGTTTGACTACCCGAAGACATCATGCCGGCTCTCAACTCCTTCTACATCACATTCGAGAAGAACATGGACGTGTATCAAGCTGGACAAGTCGTCAGGGGGCAGGTAGAGGTGGAACTGAATGAAGATATGAAGATGGGAGGTAGGTGTTGAAAGTGCATTGAATTTCTCCTGTACCGATTGTGGCTTAGAAACAAGGACAGGGACGCTGTCCAAATCTTACCGTATGTCGTATATCGTgggttctttgtacacaaaacaGTTACCCGAACGCTAATAGGTTCGCAGTACTGACTGATTCTACTTCCCGCCGGTAGGTGGCGCTGTAGTGGGAAGGCTGTGACCCAAAACATGACTAAGCaggtatccccccccccccccatgtagatatctacatgtaaaccAAATCATCACGCAATACATGGTGACCTCGATGTCAGATGATATCAATACCTGTGACTTCGTGGTGACTTTGTATTGATATCTTTGAATAAACGATTTGGGGCGTATTGTAATGATATCTATcatcatgtctaccttgtcccccaacgaCCCGGAGATCAAGGTACCTGATAATTTGGTAACATCGTCTGTTaacctttaaccctattcaaacTTTTTCTGAGGCCAGCCCCTTCTAACTCCTGTATCTCTTCATTCGACTTCAACGACCTACTATAtgtccaccaaattttcagagaataatAAAAAGAAACTTTGGTGGTTCTATCGTAAGCCGTTTGGGCGTTATGCTACATGAAAGTTAGTGCAGGGCTCTGAGTAGGGTTAAACATAAAATAATATTCTCTCTGGTATCTGCAGGGATAAAACTCTTGATGAAAGGATCTGCCCAATGCCGCTGGGTTGTTTCTACCGGGAAAACAACGGTTGTGTACACCGGCAGGGAAGTGTACTTCGAGAAAACGGTGACGCTTTGGGGCCCGGGCCCAGGTAAGGCACTTTCTCAAAGATTCTGACAAAAAACGCCAATGTAGTTCAAGGGCAAGCTGATAGGGGGACCAAACCCACGCTAGTTATTCCTAACAAataaaagctatctgccataaaaaaaaagcaaagacAAAGGTGCGCTACGATCttttagaagatgtttcagttACCATCAACCATGCGCGGGGACCATAAAAAAACCCAACAAAGACAAGGGTAGGCTACGATCGtttagaagatgtttcagttACCATCAAccctccgcggggaccgcgcTTGAACCACGGTATTCCGCGGCCGATACTCTCCCTTAGAATGGAAACTTTGgtaccaaatttgaccatcgtggaCTAttggtgggtaccggtacagaaaattcaagtccaggaccggttcaggtccagaggataaggtccaggtccgaacctgattcagtatgtgaaaacatgtgaatggacgatactaaaaacaatggtccgtTTCGCTATAAAGAAGTATGTTTTTTGGAGTATTTGAGTCCCACTTAACttgcgttctaaaatcctgcaagactaactACCTctatacgattgactgtaaaacattgtagaaataactattgttattttcttctaccGGTAAGTccccaaacgtgtgaatttGTGATCATACAATCTGTCTATTTTCTATTAAGTCCAACACCCGGTAcagctaatttttttcaggtcggGTTTTTCCAAACCGTTccgatgtaccggtacccacccctatcgtAGACGGTATCTTAGTACTCGAAATGACACGTCTTTCGCTCTCTCTTCAAGGCGAGGCGACGTTCGGAAACACCCCTGTACTGCCGGCGGGCAAACACACCTATCCCTTCGAGTACCAACTCCCCAGTGCAGGCCTGCCCACTTCCTTTGAGAGTCGTTACGGGTACGTGCGCTACTTCGCCGAAGCTATCATAGACAGACCATGGAAGTTTGACAAGAAAACCAAGAGGGCCTTCACTGTGCTGGACATGTATGATCTCAACGAGGACCCTAACGCAATGGTAAGGATACGTGTTTTCAACCGGAATCAATGTTCGTTCAGTCACAACAACTACTCTCCATAGCATTACGATATGTGGGTTTAGTAGTTTTATTTTTCAGGTTGAAAAACAGAGAGATTGTTGGTGGAAACTTACAAGACAGAAAACCAGATAAGTCATGGCACTTCAGTCATGACTTCGACCTGGTCGTAGTTGTCGACAACGCTAGCTGTACAGGGTTTGGTCAGGTTGTAGTTGTCGACAACGCTAGCTGTACAGGGTAAATTTGGCCAGGTTGTAGTTGTCCACAACGCCATCTGTATAGGGTTTAGCCAGGTTGCAGTTGTCCACAACGCCATCTGTATAGGGTTTAGCCAGGTTGCAGTTGTCCACAACGCCATCTGTATAGGGTTTAGCCAGGTTGCagttgtccacaacgatagcTGTACATGGTTTAGCCAGGTTGTAGTTGCCCACAATGAATGCTGTACAGAGTTTGGCCAGGTTGTAGTTGTCCACAATGAATGATGTACAGAGTTTGGCCAGGTTGTAGTTGTCCACAATGAATGACGTACAGAGTTTGGCCAGGTTGTAGTTGTCCACAATGAATGATGTACAGAGTTTGGCCAGGTTGTAGTTGCCCACAATGAATGCTGTAAAGAGTTTGGCCAGGTTGTAGTTGCCCACAATGAATGCTGTACAGAGTTTGGCCAGGTTGTAGTTGTCCACAATGAATGCTGTACAGAGTTTGGCCAGGTTGTAGTTGCCCACAATATGAATGCTGTACAGAGTTTGGCCAGGTTGTAGTTGCCCACAATGAATGCTGTACAGAGTTTGGCCAGGTTGTAGTTGTCCACAATGAATGCTGTACAGAGTTTGGCCAGGTTGTAGTTGTCCACAATGAATGCTGTACAGAGTTTGGTCAGGTTGTAGTTGCCCACAATGAATGCTGTACAGAGTTTGGCCAGGTTGTAGTTGTCCACAATGAATGCTGTACACAGTTTGGCCAGGTTGCAGTTGTCCACAATGAATGTTGTACAGAGTTTGGCCAGGTTGTAGTTGCCCACAATGAATGCTGTACAGAGTTTGGCCAGGTTGTAGTTGCCCACAATGAATGCTGTACAGAGTTTGGCCAGGTTGTAGTTGTCCACAAGGAATGCTGTACAGAGTTTGGCCAGGTTGTAGTTGTCCACAATGAATGCTGTACAGAGCTTGGCCAGGTTGTAGTTGTCCACAATGAATGCTGTACAGAGTTTGGCCAGGTTGTAGTTGTCCACAATGAATGCTGTACAGAGTTTGGCCAGGTTGTAGTTGTCCACAATAAACGCTGTGAACAGTTTGGCCTGGTTGTAGTTGTCCACAATAAACGCTGTGAACAGTTTGGCCAGGTTGTAGTTGTCCACAATAAACGCTGTGAACAGTTTGGCCAGGTTGTAGTTGTCCACAATGAACGCTGTACAGCGTTTGACCAGGTTGTATTTGTTCAGAATGAACGCTGTACAGAGTTTGGCCAGGTTGTAGTTGTCCACAATAAACGCTGTACATGCAGAGTTCGGATTGATTTAGTTGTCCACATGTACAATGACAAGCTTCGCATCCTTCACTTGTCTCTTATTTCACTATGCCCACTTGGCAGACCCCGTCGGCTGCTCAAGACTCGAAAAAGCTTGGATTCTGGCATTTTGCTTCCGATCCGATCGAAGTGCAGGTCCAAACGGACCGAGGAGCGTATTGTCCGGGAGAGACTGTCAGGCTCAGCGGGACTCTAAAGAATGGCAGCGGAATCGAAATCAAAGAGACAACTGTTCAACTCAGACAGGTACGTTTTCATACTCGCAGACTGATATTGTAGTATATGGGCAGGGGAGACGTAAAAAGTGTAATTTTAAAGCAGGTATGTCCCCGGACCGCGCCCGTTTGCGCCAAAGTACGCTAGGCATCTACAAAATATTTGTCGCCTAAACTCttgtcacagtgtgtgtgtatttccaAAAATTTCATAATTCAGAAACTGTGCCGCAATTGGAAAAAGGTGGGCACAAAATGGCGAAAAGCAGTACAATTTACATTTCTCGTGATATCTTACCTATGTTGTGCAAAGTACCATAAGTGAAGATGATTTTAGcactgcaaatctctttttgatgcaTGTTCTCACTACGCATTGTTTTTTAATTCTGTAGTAAAACTGTAATTTCTAATAACTTGCTTATTtggcctacatgtacaaatgtgtcGCACGCCAGTGACAAGTCAAAATTGGCACAAGTTGGTGCATTTTTTGGCGCAATTTTGTACGTTTCAGTGAGGTACCAGCGGTGAAAGTAACACAAATTGAACTTTGTCATCTGTTGTTATTTGTGTTTACGTGCAGTGCATTTCCAAAAACACTATTTGGCACTCCTAGCTATTCATGTTTTACCGGTTTTGTATGTAATGTTGCCATTGCAGAAGGCGACATGCTTTGCTACCTCTTCACACAAAGAGATTTGCGGGCAGAAAACTCTGAGCGAAATAAAGGCATTGGGCTGCAAAGCGAAGGACGCTACTGACCTGAGCAGTATAGCTCTTCCGATCCCTGCCATCCCTCCCTCCTCTGAACGATACTGCAACATCATTGACGTTGAGTACAAGATCAAGGTAAGAAATTACCCACGTAGAGCTATTTCGTAAATGTTTGCAAcgattgtttttattttattttcataacaaTTGATTTCAAACAATGCCGACATATTAGATTCTGATGTATTGGCTACGAAGCCAGTGCACACTGCTTTGGCAGCGGTTGATatattttatgctaccgtaggatctgctttgggGTTTACCTGATGACGTCAGCCTTCTGATCATGACCGACGACCTCAAATTAGGATCAGGCCTAAAAATCTACCAAATCTGAAAGTGTACATCCTTCGTCGCCTCATCCATATAACACATCTCTTACATTTCCCGAGAAAAGTGCTTCTACCAGTCGCAAGTAATCGTGAACACCTCAAATGGACCCTAGGCACAGGCGTGCATTGCTGACATTTGAATTGATAAATGCAAAAGACGTCTTAACCTGGATGGGGGGGCGATATTGTCtaccaacaacctttgacccattgctgacgtcatactcGTTAAGTCTCGCGTCCAGAGCAATTGGGTCACATATAGCTCAAGAGGACTGAGCGACCACTAAAAAATTCCGGTCGGTCCTATCTTTTTAGTTGGCGAGCAGTTTAACTTCTCCATAGCGTCCacgcaaggacattatatagaaTGTCCTTGGTCCAAgtcatgttgatgttttttttcttcttcacagTTCATCGTAAACATCCCGGGACTGCACACGAACCTCGATGTCGAGATGCCGATCACCATTGGCTCCATCCCCCTGAAGAGTTATTACCCACAAGCCCCTTCTTTCCCCCTACATCCGGTAGAACAACCGCCACCTTCCAATGAGTCTTTGTACCCAAACCTCGGTTTCGCACAGTGGACGTACCCGGCAACTACTGACCCCAGTGCACCACGTATGTACAAAAGTTCGTTACTTTGTTTAGACCATTGTAGTGAGTGGTACCACGTAGAACAACTAGTTTCCTTATTGTTTTAGTAGCAGGGCATAATTTATGCAGGGATGGCTTACTATATCCCGTTCCTTTTAACGTGCTAGAGGCACCTCAATTTCAAGGACCCCGAAAAATGAgagcagccccaaccaagatgccctgcCCAGGATTGAACTAGGGTCCCCAGTTATCCATGGGAGGCTGCCGAGTACCAGTCGAACTACAGGAACATCCCTATGTACTAAAGTTAAGGGCGccgtcacataggtcgtgctaTCGTCGTATGATTTTGATGCCACAGGGTTTTCAAGCAGACCTTGACAGAACAGCAGCAcagtacgacgatcgcacgacctatgtgaccgcgccctaaagTAGCGCGTACTATTTTACGACAATAGGCAGGTTGTGGaacagtggcggcggcaccatgggggcagtgggggcggccgcccccacaaaaaataggtcgtgggggcgtcgcccccacgataaaataagctgaaacgctcaaaatcaagCTAAAACCCTTGTGTACATTTTCACcaatggaaatttcatcaaatctcgctagtctactggcaaaatttggccctgaaaatgcaggaaatgacgtttcagagggtccagatttcaaaatttcaaaggacctcccttgtgaggattcgcgccgtcggcactggacatggtgggaaaatgctaccggagcgtcgtcccccacgacctttttctagtagaaatttcattatcaaacttagatttgtttacaagcaaaatgttcccctcaaatgcaggaaatgtcaTTCAAGTGccctgatttaaaaatttctccaaaactcccttgcggcggcttgcgtcttcggggctcacgacgacgtagtgcaaaatatgttggtgcgtgggtcgtcgccctcaaaaatcgttttctctactagaagtttaattaaattcagcttagtctgtctgcaaaatttgtccctcaaaatacaggaaatggcgtttcagagggtctagatttcaaaaaatttccagaacctaccttgcaacggctcgtaccttcgccgctcgagatggtgaaaatatgtttggggtgtcgccctcaataactaaagctaaaaactatgtgtattttgatagaaatgtcattgaagttagcttagtctggcagcaaaatttgcccctcaaaatacaggagatagcttttcagagggtttagatttgaaatttttccggggggggggcatgcccccggacccccctagaagggtcgcgccggaggcgcgacgactcgggccttcggccctccatTTAGTAATATGAGAAATGttcgcccccacaactaaaaaatggtgccgccgcctctgtggAAGATGTACGTTTAGATGATACATGCTTAAGTCACCTAGATATGGTTCTAACGAGCTGATCTGATGTGTTCTAGCTCCGCCTTACTTTGCGGTGTCGACGGAAGGACCTGTAGCACTCGCCGAAGACAAGGAGGACAAATACACCATGGGCCCGACGGAGTACGCTCCCAAGTACGCCTACTACGACTGGAGCAAGCACGCTTAGGCTTAGAtccaattggaaaaaggggccctgttGGGCAGCTCACGGGCTGTTTGGGGACACTTTCGGGCACTTTTCGAACACCTTACGGCACCCGGGATATATTTGAGCATGGCCGGGACCCGGGTTTATTTTAAGTCGGACTGATTATCTGCAATGATACACTCATGTTTATAGTCCACCAATGTCATCAATTTGTTTAAGTTATTCTGTTAATTTCTTTGTCAGTTACACCCACTTGGTTATTTAATCTATATCATTTAGTTGTTGCATTGTTGCAGCGATTTGacgttttgttatttatgttataACTTACTGATGACCTATGACCCCTCCTCATTATATCAAGTTCACTGAGTTGATTTTTATTTTGACACTGCAGTTTGCTTTCAATACTTGTTATTTTATGCTTCTACATTTATGTTGACTCATGTTTTTGATTGTGTTGTAACCTGTTTTGTAAACTGTAaaaatggactccaggaagcTAAGAATAGAGTTTACGACAAAATTGttaagtctaatggagatcccaataaacagacaaacaaacaagttacaaTAATTgcctctctctctatatatatatgcgaTATATACGATGTAATTTCCTCAGGACGGATCtagcctgagtgccatcctAGGTAGGCTATTGGTGCCCCCATAGTCTCCCATGGCAGAATTCCGTTAATagagagtatgggagccccgtTAAAGCCAACTAGGTTGGCGCTCCGACTAGATACAAACGGTTGATCTTCAAAAAGGCAGGTTTGTAGATACGTGTTTTAACTGTTTTTAGCTGACCATCTTTACAAGATACAGATTTAGATCACCGTTTGGTAGATAAATGGGTGGAtgaatagagagagagagagagagagagagagatggatagATGCGACGAAGCTATGTGTGCCCCATGCTGTCGACCCCCCCTTAAAACCTTAATCTTGAAAAAGTCAGGTACGTGTTAAACTGTTTTTGGGTGTCCATCTTTTACAAGATACAGATTTAGATCACCGTTagataaatggatggatgggcggatggatggatggatggatggagagaaagagagagaaacggGTGGATAGAGAGGTGCGACGATGCCCTGCATTTCCTATGCTATGGAAAACACCTTATGTAACCGTTCAGTCGGCTTCGGCCATAGTGACCAAGCTTAAGTCACGCTGTCGTACCACTGCGGGCCTTGCTAAGCTTTGTAGTCGGGTTTCTGTGGTCAACCAAGAGCTAATTTCATTCTCTTCTATGATTTTACCGCACAGCGTTGGTGTGATACGATTACTGCCTTTCAGTTCACAGGGGTTTCGCGTATACAtatctatttttcgtttccacaaaaagCCCGCCGGGCCCcggtgtggaaatgtgacgtaagcttatgcctaggttacacatagccgaatttggctcccgactctctcccgactatggtttaggagtgattcgggagctagtcggctgtagtcggctggcgttcggttgagtcggctggtgttcggctgctccatccgaatgttttgaaatgttcaaaacattcggctctgaacggcaactctggaatgggtcggttggtggtcggctggtgttcggcacggtcggctagtgttcggttggtgttcgggagtaagtcagcagtcaaattaaatcttaaccacgccataaacattgctgatttactcccagcttgtttccaacttaccaatgattcaccccaagaccttggacaaatctctgctaactcattcccaagcaaaaagactattgccaggacgtagacgaatcactcccgaacttcacacgaccgacatccagccaaaaacaaaaagacccataaatgccgcactggagctatatgtgatctaaatttgatctcttggtgatgtttacaaatagaacaaaggacattcttgattaaaaacgaaaatgagcactcttttgaaaatcgctgattatgtctatttcaagtcgaaaaagggtcggcaatcggttggggatcagtcaggagtgattcggcagtctgcggctagaggtcgggatggttggtgataggttagttagcatttgggacacagtcgggagtaagtcatttactggtcgggaggtgttcgggacatgttcggcgctaaaaaataggcgtggcctaaactggtcagactactcccgaactactgccgacttgggtcggctaagagtcggctagtgttcgggagccaaagtcggctatgtgtaatcTAGGCATTAAGCAAACTAGG
Above is a genomic segment from Branchiostoma floridae strain S238N-H82 chromosome 16, Bfl_VNyyK, whole genome shotgun sequence containing:
- the LOC118403735 gene encoding arrestin domain-containing protein 3-like, producing MPALNSFYITFEKNMDVYQAGQVVRGQVEVELNEDMKMGGIKLLMKGSAQCRWVVSTGKTTVVYTGREVYFEKTVTLWGPGPGEATFGNTPVLPAGKHTYPFEYQLPSAGLPTSFESRYGYVRYFAEAIIDRPWKFDKKTKRAFTVLDMYDLNEDPNAMTPSAAQDSKKLGFWHFASDPIEVQVQTDRGAYCPGETVRLSGTLKNGSGIEIKETTVQLRQKATCFATSSHKEICGQKTLSEIKALGCKAKDATDLSSIALPIPAIPPSSERYCNIIDVEYKIKFIVNIPGLHTNLDVEMPITIGSIPLKSYYPQAPSFPLHPVEQPPPSNESLYPNLGFAQWTYPATTDPSAPPPPYFAVSTEGPVALAEDKEDKYTMGPTEYAPKYAYYDWSKHA